DNA from Pseudocitrobacter corydidari:
TTGGCGATGGTGGCACGGTCCGCCAGCGGCAGAGAGTCCAGGCCATCGCCATAGAATTCAACAAATTTCCCCACCACGCCGTGTTTACGCAGCATTTGGGTGACGGTCAACACCAGGTCGGTGGCAGTGATCCCTTCGCTGAGTTTGCCGGTTAACTTGAAGCCCACCACATCCGGAATCAACATAGAAACCGGTTGACCGAGCATCGCAGCCTCGGCTTCGATTCCCCCAACGCCCCACCCCAACACGCCCAGGCCATTAATCATCGTGGTATGTGAATCGGTGCCGACCAGCGTGTCCGGGTAAGCAATCCATTCATCGTTCTGTAACTCGCTCCAGACCGCTTTACCAAGATACTCAAGGTTAACCTGGTGGCAAATCCCGGTACCCGGCGGCACGACGCTGAACCGACTGAACGCCTGCTGGCCCCAACGCAGGAACACATAGCGTTCATGGTTGCGTTCCATCTCCAGACGCACGTTTTCCGCGAAAGCATCGTCATCGCCGAAGTGATCCACGGTAACCGAGTGGTCAATCACCAGGTCAACCGGTGAAAGCGGGTTAACCTTCGCGGTGTCCCCGCCCAGACGTTTCACCGCTTCGCGCATGGCGGCTAAATCGACCACCGCCGGTACCCCGGTGAAATCCTGCATCAAGACCCTCGCCGGGCGGTAGGCTATCTCCCGATCGACATGGGCAGTTTCCACCCACCCGGCCAGGGCTTTGATATCTTCTTCAGTAACAGAATCCCCATCCTGCCAGCGCAGTAGGTTTTCCAGCAGGACTTTTAGTGATTTGGGTAGACGGGAAATGTCACCCAGCGTGTTGGCTGCCAGCGGTAAGCTGTAGTAGTGATAGGTTTTATCTTGCGTGTGCAGCGCGTCCTTACTGGCTTCTCGTAGTGTTGACGACATAGCTCCTCCTTTATGTGTAACGGGACTTGCAATCCCCCTGACACTCCTCAGGGTACGCATTAAAGATAACACAAAGATGTCGTAACGTTTTGATAACAACTCTAATTGATAAAATTGTTGAGACTATTCTGTGAAATTAAAACGCCCGGCGCAGAGGCCAGGCGTTAGAAGGAAGGAAGACGGAGATTATTGCGCAGCGGATTTAGCGGCACAGCAGCCAGATAATTTGCCCCCAAAACAGGAGTGAAGCCGACAGCGCGCCCATCCATGACCAGTATTTCAAATTGTGATGCGTATTCATTTTGCTTACACCTTTTTATGCATGAGTGCATTCAGCCGACATGGTGTCGACAGACCGTTGCTGTGGTGTATTTAAAAGCCAGTGCGAATGCAGAAGATATGTTGGGCGAGCCACCCTGCTATTATTTTTTTTTGCGCTCACCAGGATTAAACGACTCAATAAATTCACGTTGTTCGGGGGTCAATTCCCATGATTCAGGAATTTTGACCTTATCCTGTTTCTCCGGCTGCGGCTTGGGCTGTGCTGGCCGGGGACGACTGGAGATGAACATCATCAGCCCCAGTACTTCCAGACAAGCAGTGCAACAACCACCCAAAACAGCGCAGACCCCAGAAAC
Protein-coding regions in this window:
- the ymiC gene encoding small membrane protein YmiC, giving the protein MNTHHNLKYWSWMGALSASLLFWGQIIWLLCR